Proteins co-encoded in one Setaria viridis chromosome 9, Setaria_viridis_v4.0, whole genome shotgun sequence genomic window:
- the LOC117839527 gene encoding uncharacterized protein isoform X1: MGMVPNGLLPNASAGVTRRLDPERWAVAEGRTAELIARIQPNAHSEGRRLAVYHYVQRLIMSCLSCQVFTFGSVPLKTYLPDGDIDVTAFSNSEDLNETWANLVRDVLEREEKSENAEFHVKEVQYIQAEVKIIKCLVENIVVDISFNQVGGLCTLCFLEQIDNLISRNHLFKRSIILIKAWCFYESRILGAHHGLISTYALETLVLYIFHIFNNSFTGPLEVLYRFLEFFSNFDWEKFCLSLWGPVPIRSLPDMTAEPPRMDSGELLLDKSFLDTCSTAYGVVPRTQENQGQPFVSKHFNVIDPLRANNNLGRSVSKGNFFRIRSAFAYGAKRLGKLLECPKEDLITELNQFFTNTWMRHGSGSRPDVPTPSLVDVQPQKVVPSVVSNSHKSVTAFRKKVENPKLLANQDNLRVNQDNSTEVGHSYSDPSQQIQKTDLHCRNLPRTVNPSAPHAQHQKIYAAQGNAMVSEQLERNNLAGLMQGERDKRVPNGLFINDRNGQNRSRFARTRSSPELTDSSVEGFRGRRTNVVGMEKSLRVDYSSRRNILVPEVSSNHSTKSSQDESMSSLNSSSHPSAKAVSDSNSVSSSYREDNGCVMNEELPSVSESSDMRHDEQVLANLMDSMKLHGFNGQIELPMQIPSHLSVAHSPLLAPIAFSQKHLAGVPPPNLVGAQWLPNMQFLHGLVAPTTQYIHNPTFSPNVEDGSESEKPIASDANHDTGKTWHEYGVGYSRQFDPEVRDPRIYDIDGKERPSLPNGVHGAPLGRQMEFTLENNGADDETYTSMFQNQTSRERNVDYSKRSGFVNIPSSQGSSSRGKALDASSWNEVTVNTTRSSRDKWGKRPAFAAPGTTTRSKTGWQMGNANDHLLTEVDDGPRNGTVVPIINETSERVAGSDSISTQSRTSVPNDFDSSQIGMPNPVFAPFLIGSPQQRQVDNSGLTFVPTGPPVPFVVLPFVPGNSDGSGPQFERSEGIDQLPANIAGQNFSLLNDVHQPDCGATSTASINTMTEPSEEHKPDILNSDLIGHWHNLQYGRLCQNARPLGPVLYPFPVPPMYLQGHAPWDGPGRPAAPNVNWTQMMGPGQRVFPVMPLQPAAERGTGVLQHYGEDAPRYRGGTGTYLPNPKVPFRDRHSNSRNYRGGYNGDRSDYSDKEGSWINSTQRNPNRSYGRSQSERAGMRSDRQANDESQSDRQRRTYRNDSYRHEASSQYLVQGQSFGCASSMRKPGNVAHGVYTPQSTASNGAGALSGPPGPPFFMMYSYEPGANHGPSTSEPIEFGSLGPLPAENGDDIPRSTRQVMPNGFYGQRRGPYRGGSSHSSPDQPSSPQPRR; this comes from the exons ATGGGGATGGTGCCCAACGGGCTCCTGCCGAATGCGTCCGCCGGGGTGACCCGGCGGCTCGACCCCGAGCGCTGGGCGGTCGCGGAGGGCCGCACTGCGGAGCTGATCGCCCGTATCCAGCCCAACGCGCACTCTGAGGGCCGGCGGCTGGCCGTGTACCACTACGTGCAGCGGCTCATCATGAGCTGCCTCTCGTGCCAG GTTTTTACCTTCGGGTCAGTACCTCTCAAGACTTACTTACCTGATGGTGACATTGATGTCACTGCTTTTAGTAATAGTGAAGACTTAAATGAAACTTGGGCAAATCTTGTCCGGGATGTGTTGGAGCGTGAAGAGAAGAGTGAAAATGCTGAATTTCATGTAAAAGAAGTCCAGTATATTCAGGCAGAG GTCAAGATTATTAAGTGTCTTGTGGAAAACATTGTTGTCGACATCTCATTTAATCAAGTTGGTGGACTATGTACACTTTGTTTTCTTGAACAG ATCGATAACTTGATCAGTCGAAATCATTTATTCAAGCGGAGTATCATATTGATAAAGGCATGGTGTTTCTATGAGAGTCGTATTCTTGGAGCTCATCATGGTCTTATATCTACTTACGCATTGGAGACACTGGTTCTGTACATATTTCATATATTCAACAATTCTTTTACTGGACCTCTTGAG GTTTTGTACCGTTTCTTAGAATTTTTCAGCAACTTTGATTGGGAGAAATTTTGTTTGAGCTTGTGGGGCCCAGTTCCTATACGTTCACTTCCAGATATGACTG CGGAACCTCCGCGGATGGACAGTGGTGAATTGTTGCTGGACAAGTCCTTCCTGGATACCTGTAGTACTGCGTACGGAGTTGTGCCTCGCACCCAGGAGAATCAGGGTCAACCATTTGTTTCCAAACACTTCAATGTTATTGATCCTTTACGTGCAAACAATAATCTCGGAAGAAGTGTCAGCAAAG GCAATTTCTTTAGAATACGCAGTGCTTTTGCATATGGAGCGAAAAGGCTTGGAAAGTTACTTGAATGTCCAAAAGAAGATTTAATTACTGAATTGAATCAGTTCTTCACAAATACATGGATGAGACATGGGAGTGGAAGTCGTCCTGATGTGCCTACCCCAAGTCTTGTTGATGTGCAGCCTCAGAAAGTTGTTCCTTCTGTAGTGTCAAACAGTCACAAAAGTGTAACAGCATTCAGGAAAAAAGTTGAAAATCCTAAGCTTCTTGCTAATCAGGATAATCTTCGTGTGAATCAAGATAATTCTACTGAAGTTGGTCACAGTTATTCTGATCCTTCTCAGCAAATTCAGAAAACTGACCTACATTGTCGTAATCTGCCTAGAACAGTTAATCCTTCTGCCCCTCATGCTCAGCACCAAAAAATTTATGCAGCACAAGGCAATGCCATGGTCTCTGAACAGCTTGAAAGAAATAACTTAGCTGGATTGATGCAGGGTGAAAGGGATAAGAGAGTGCCAAATGGTCTCTTTATCAATGACAGAAATGGACAAAACAGGTCTAGATTTGCAAGAACCCGATCTAGCCCTGAACTGACAGATTCTTCTGTTGAAGGATTTCGTGGCAGGCGGACAAATGTGGTTGGTATGGAAAAATCTTTGAGGGTTGATTACAGCAGCAGAAGAAATATATTGGTTCCAGAAGTGTCTAGCAACCACAGCACTAAGTCTTCACAGGATGAATCAATGTCTTCCTTGAACAGTTCATCTCACCCTAGTGCAAAGGCAGTTTCGGACTCAAATAGTGTTTCGAGCAGCTATCGTGAAGATAATGGCTGTGTGATGAACGAAGAACTTCCTTCTGTCTCTGAATCATCGGATATGCGCCATGATGAACAAGTTCTGGCTAACTTAATGGATTCCATGAAGCTGCATGGATTCAATGGACAGATTGAATTGCCAATGCAAATACCTTCTCATCTGTCTGTAGCTCATTCCCCTTTATTGGCTCCAATAGCTTTTTCACAAAAACACTTGGCTGGGGTTCCACCACCTAACTTAGTTGGGGCACAATGGTTGCCCAACATGCAGTTCCTCCATGGATTAGTTGCACCAACAACCCAATACATACACAATCCAACTTTTTCACCAAATGTTGAAGATGGCAGTGAGAGTGAGAAGCCTATTGCATCAGATGCAAACCATGATACTGGCAAAACTTGGCATGAGTATGGTGTTGGATATTCTAGACagtttgatcctgaagtgagAGATCCTCGCATCTATGATATTGATGGGAAGGAACGCCCTTCTTTGCCTAATGGTGTACACGGTGCCCCATTGGGAAGGCAGATGGAATTCACTCTTGAGAATAATGGTGCAGATGATGAAACCTATACCAGCATGTTCCAAAATCAAACAAGTAGAGAACGCAATGTAGATTACTCTAAGCGGAGTGGTTTTGTGAACATTCCTTCTTCACAAGGCAGTTCATCCAGAGGCAAAGCTCTGGATGCTAGTTCGTGGAATGAAGTGACTGTAAATACAACAAGATCATCAAGAGACAAATGGGGAAAAAGACCTGCCTTTGCGGCACCAGGCACAACCACACGTAGCAAGACTGGTTGGCAGATGGGAAATGCCAACGATCATCTCCTAACTGAAGTTGACGATGGCCCCAGAAATGGGACAGTGGTACCAATCATTAATGAAACTTCTGAGAGGGTAGCAGGGTCCGATTCTATTTCAACGCAATCAAGAACTAGTGTACCAAATGATTTTGATTCATCACAAATTGGCATGCCTAATCCAGTCTTTGCACCTTTTCTTATTGGTTCGCCACAGCAGAGGCAAGTTGATAACTCTGGACTGACTTTTGTTCCAACAGGTCCACCAGTTCCTTTTGTTGTCCTCCCTTTTGTTCCAGGGAATAGTGATGGTTCTGGTCCCCAGTTTGAGAGAAGCGAAGGAATTGATCAGCTTCCTGCCAATATTGCTGGTCAAAATTTCAGTTTGCTCAATGATGTTCACCAACCAGATTGTGGTGCCACCTCAACAGCATCAATCAATACTATGACTGAGCCATCCGAGGAACACAAGCCTGACATCTTGAACAGTGATTTGATTGGCCATTGGCACAATCTACAGTATGGGCGACTCTGCCAGAATGCTCGTCCCCTGGGTCCTGTTCTATACCCTTTTCCGGTACCACCAATGTATTTGCAGGGCCATGCTCCATGGGATGGGCCTGGAAGACCAGCTGCCCCAAATGTTAACTGGACACAAATGATGGGTCCTGGTCAACGAGTATTTCCTGTGATGCCTCTGCAACCTGCTGCGGAACGAGGTACTGGCGTTCTCCAGCACTATGGAGAAGATGCACCTAGATACCGTGGAGGCACAGGAACGTACTTGCCAAATCCT AAGGTTCCATTTAGGGACCGGCACTCAAATTCAAGAAACTACAGAGGAGGTTATAATGGTGACAGGAGTGACTACAGTGACAAGGAAGGAAGCTGGATAAACTCAACACAACGAAATCCAAATCGCAGCTATGGACGTAGCCAGTCGGAGAGGGCTGGCATGAGGTCTGATAGACAGGCCAATGATGAGAGTCAATCTGATAGGCAACGGCGAACTTACAGAAATGACTCATACAGGCATGAGGCGAGCTCTCAATATCTTGTGCAGGGCCAATCTTTTGGATGCGCAAGCTCTATGCGCAAACCAGGGAACGTTGCACATGGGGTTTACACACCACAATCAACAGCTTCAAATGGTGCTGGTGCTTTATCTGGCCCTCCAGGACCACCATTTTTTATGATGTACTCGTATGAACCTGGCGCAAATCATGGTCCATCCACATCTGAACCAATTGAATTTGGTTCTCTTGGGCCACTTCCTGCAGAAAATGGTGATGACATACCACGGTCCACGCGCCAAGTAATGCCTAATGGGTTTTATGGGCAAAGGCGTGGTCCATATAGGGGTGGTTCCTCTCATTCCTCTCCTGATCAACCGTCTTCACCTCAGCCTCGCAG
- the LOC117839527 gene encoding uncharacterized protein isoform X2: MGMVPNGLLPNASAGVTRRLDPERWAVAEGRTAELIARIQPNAHSEGRRLAVYHYVQRLIMSCLSCQVFTFGSVPLKTYLPDGDIDVTAFSNSEDLNETWANLVRDVLEREEKSENAEFHVKEVQYIQAEVKIIKCLVENIVVDISFNQVGGLCTLCFLEQIDNLISRNHLFKRSIILIKAWCFYESRILGAHHGLISTYALETLVLYIFHIFNNSFTGPLEVLYRFLEFFSNFDWEKFCLSLWGPVPIRSLPDMTAEPPRMDSGELLLDKSFLDTCSTAYGVVPRTQENQGQPFVSKHFNVIDPLRANNNLGRSVSKGNFFRIRSAFAYGAKRLGKLLECPKEDLITELNQFFTNTWMRHGSGSRPDVPTPSLVDVQPQKVVPSVVSNSHKSVTAFRKKVENPKLLANQDNLRVNQDNSTEVGHSYSDPSQQIQKTDLHCRNLPRTVNPSAPHAQHQKIYAAQGNAMVSEQLERNNLAGLMQGERDKRVPNGLFINDRNGQNRSRFARTRSSPELTDSSVEGFRGRRTNVVGMEKSLRVDYSSRRNILVPEVSSNHSTKSSQDESMSSLNSSSHPSAKAVSDSNSVSSSYREDNGCVMNEELPSVSESSDMRHDEQVLANLMDSMKLHGFNGQIELPMQIPSHLSVAHSPLLAPIAFSQKHLAGVPPPNLVGAQWLPNMQFLHGLVAPTTQYIHNPTFSPNVEDGSESEKPIASDANHDTGKTWHEYGVGYSRQFDPEVRDPRIYDIDGKERPSLPNGVHGAPLGRQMEFTLENNGADDETYTSMFQNQTSRERNVDYSKRSGFVNIPSSQGSSSRGKALDASSWNEVTVNTTRSSRDKWGKRPAFAAPGTTTRSKTGWQMGNANDHLLTEVDDGPRNGTVVPIINETSERVAGSDSISTQSRTSVPNDFDSSQIGMPNPVFAPFLIGSPQQRQVDNSGLTFVPTGPPVPFVVLPFVPGNSDGSGPQFERSEGIDQLPANIAGQNFSLLNDVHQPDCGATSTASINTMTEPSEEHKPDILNSDLIGHWHNLQYGRLCQNARPLGPVLYPFPVPPMYLQGHAPWDGPGRPAAPNVNWTQMMGPGQRVFPVMPLQPAAERGTGVLQHYGEDAPRYRGGTGTYLPNPVPFRDRHSNSRNYRGGYNGDRSDYSDKEGSWINSTQRNPNRSYGRSQSERAGMRSDRQANDESQSDRQRRTYRNDSYRHEASSQYLVQGQSFGCASSMRKPGNVAHGVYTPQSTASNGAGALSGPPGPPFFMMYSYEPGANHGPSTSEPIEFGSLGPLPAENGDDIPRSTRQVMPNGFYGQRRGPYRGGSSHSSPDQPSSPQPRR; this comes from the exons ATGGGGATGGTGCCCAACGGGCTCCTGCCGAATGCGTCCGCCGGGGTGACCCGGCGGCTCGACCCCGAGCGCTGGGCGGTCGCGGAGGGCCGCACTGCGGAGCTGATCGCCCGTATCCAGCCCAACGCGCACTCTGAGGGCCGGCGGCTGGCCGTGTACCACTACGTGCAGCGGCTCATCATGAGCTGCCTCTCGTGCCAG GTTTTTACCTTCGGGTCAGTACCTCTCAAGACTTACTTACCTGATGGTGACATTGATGTCACTGCTTTTAGTAATAGTGAAGACTTAAATGAAACTTGGGCAAATCTTGTCCGGGATGTGTTGGAGCGTGAAGAGAAGAGTGAAAATGCTGAATTTCATGTAAAAGAAGTCCAGTATATTCAGGCAGAG GTCAAGATTATTAAGTGTCTTGTGGAAAACATTGTTGTCGACATCTCATTTAATCAAGTTGGTGGACTATGTACACTTTGTTTTCTTGAACAG ATCGATAACTTGATCAGTCGAAATCATTTATTCAAGCGGAGTATCATATTGATAAAGGCATGGTGTTTCTATGAGAGTCGTATTCTTGGAGCTCATCATGGTCTTATATCTACTTACGCATTGGAGACACTGGTTCTGTACATATTTCATATATTCAACAATTCTTTTACTGGACCTCTTGAG GTTTTGTACCGTTTCTTAGAATTTTTCAGCAACTTTGATTGGGAGAAATTTTGTTTGAGCTTGTGGGGCCCAGTTCCTATACGTTCACTTCCAGATATGACTG CGGAACCTCCGCGGATGGACAGTGGTGAATTGTTGCTGGACAAGTCCTTCCTGGATACCTGTAGTACTGCGTACGGAGTTGTGCCTCGCACCCAGGAGAATCAGGGTCAACCATTTGTTTCCAAACACTTCAATGTTATTGATCCTTTACGTGCAAACAATAATCTCGGAAGAAGTGTCAGCAAAG GCAATTTCTTTAGAATACGCAGTGCTTTTGCATATGGAGCGAAAAGGCTTGGAAAGTTACTTGAATGTCCAAAAGAAGATTTAATTACTGAATTGAATCAGTTCTTCACAAATACATGGATGAGACATGGGAGTGGAAGTCGTCCTGATGTGCCTACCCCAAGTCTTGTTGATGTGCAGCCTCAGAAAGTTGTTCCTTCTGTAGTGTCAAACAGTCACAAAAGTGTAACAGCATTCAGGAAAAAAGTTGAAAATCCTAAGCTTCTTGCTAATCAGGATAATCTTCGTGTGAATCAAGATAATTCTACTGAAGTTGGTCACAGTTATTCTGATCCTTCTCAGCAAATTCAGAAAACTGACCTACATTGTCGTAATCTGCCTAGAACAGTTAATCCTTCTGCCCCTCATGCTCAGCACCAAAAAATTTATGCAGCACAAGGCAATGCCATGGTCTCTGAACAGCTTGAAAGAAATAACTTAGCTGGATTGATGCAGGGTGAAAGGGATAAGAGAGTGCCAAATGGTCTCTTTATCAATGACAGAAATGGACAAAACAGGTCTAGATTTGCAAGAACCCGATCTAGCCCTGAACTGACAGATTCTTCTGTTGAAGGATTTCGTGGCAGGCGGACAAATGTGGTTGGTATGGAAAAATCTTTGAGGGTTGATTACAGCAGCAGAAGAAATATATTGGTTCCAGAAGTGTCTAGCAACCACAGCACTAAGTCTTCACAGGATGAATCAATGTCTTCCTTGAACAGTTCATCTCACCCTAGTGCAAAGGCAGTTTCGGACTCAAATAGTGTTTCGAGCAGCTATCGTGAAGATAATGGCTGTGTGATGAACGAAGAACTTCCTTCTGTCTCTGAATCATCGGATATGCGCCATGATGAACAAGTTCTGGCTAACTTAATGGATTCCATGAAGCTGCATGGATTCAATGGACAGATTGAATTGCCAATGCAAATACCTTCTCATCTGTCTGTAGCTCATTCCCCTTTATTGGCTCCAATAGCTTTTTCACAAAAACACTTGGCTGGGGTTCCACCACCTAACTTAGTTGGGGCACAATGGTTGCCCAACATGCAGTTCCTCCATGGATTAGTTGCACCAACAACCCAATACATACACAATCCAACTTTTTCACCAAATGTTGAAGATGGCAGTGAGAGTGAGAAGCCTATTGCATCAGATGCAAACCATGATACTGGCAAAACTTGGCATGAGTATGGTGTTGGATATTCTAGACagtttgatcctgaagtgagAGATCCTCGCATCTATGATATTGATGGGAAGGAACGCCCTTCTTTGCCTAATGGTGTACACGGTGCCCCATTGGGAAGGCAGATGGAATTCACTCTTGAGAATAATGGTGCAGATGATGAAACCTATACCAGCATGTTCCAAAATCAAACAAGTAGAGAACGCAATGTAGATTACTCTAAGCGGAGTGGTTTTGTGAACATTCCTTCTTCACAAGGCAGTTCATCCAGAGGCAAAGCTCTGGATGCTAGTTCGTGGAATGAAGTGACTGTAAATACAACAAGATCATCAAGAGACAAATGGGGAAAAAGACCTGCCTTTGCGGCACCAGGCACAACCACACGTAGCAAGACTGGTTGGCAGATGGGAAATGCCAACGATCATCTCCTAACTGAAGTTGACGATGGCCCCAGAAATGGGACAGTGGTACCAATCATTAATGAAACTTCTGAGAGGGTAGCAGGGTCCGATTCTATTTCAACGCAATCAAGAACTAGTGTACCAAATGATTTTGATTCATCACAAATTGGCATGCCTAATCCAGTCTTTGCACCTTTTCTTATTGGTTCGCCACAGCAGAGGCAAGTTGATAACTCTGGACTGACTTTTGTTCCAACAGGTCCACCAGTTCCTTTTGTTGTCCTCCCTTTTGTTCCAGGGAATAGTGATGGTTCTGGTCCCCAGTTTGAGAGAAGCGAAGGAATTGATCAGCTTCCTGCCAATATTGCTGGTCAAAATTTCAGTTTGCTCAATGATGTTCACCAACCAGATTGTGGTGCCACCTCAACAGCATCAATCAATACTATGACTGAGCCATCCGAGGAACACAAGCCTGACATCTTGAACAGTGATTTGATTGGCCATTGGCACAATCTACAGTATGGGCGACTCTGCCAGAATGCTCGTCCCCTGGGTCCTGTTCTATACCCTTTTCCGGTACCACCAATGTATTTGCAGGGCCATGCTCCATGGGATGGGCCTGGAAGACCAGCTGCCCCAAATGTTAACTGGACACAAATGATGGGTCCTGGTCAACGAGTATTTCCTGTGATGCCTCTGCAACCTGCTGCGGAACGAGGTACTGGCGTTCTCCAGCACTATGGAGAAGATGCACCTAGATACCGTGGAGGCACAGGAACGTACTTGCCAAATCCT GTTCCATTTAGGGACCGGCACTCAAATTCAAGAAACTACAGAGGAGGTTATAATGGTGACAGGAGTGACTACAGTGACAAGGAAGGAAGCTGGATAAACTCAACACAACGAAATCCAAATCGCAGCTATGGACGTAGCCAGTCGGAGAGGGCTGGCATGAGGTCTGATAGACAGGCCAATGATGAGAGTCAATCTGATAGGCAACGGCGAACTTACAGAAATGACTCATACAGGCATGAGGCGAGCTCTCAATATCTTGTGCAGGGCCAATCTTTTGGATGCGCAAGCTCTATGCGCAAACCAGGGAACGTTGCACATGGGGTTTACACACCACAATCAACAGCTTCAAATGGTGCTGGTGCTTTATCTGGCCCTCCAGGACCACCATTTTTTATGATGTACTCGTATGAACCTGGCGCAAATCATGGTCCATCCACATCTGAACCAATTGAATTTGGTTCTCTTGGGCCACTTCCTGCAGAAAATGGTGATGACATACCACGGTCCACGCGCCAAGTAATGCCTAATGGGTTTTATGGGCAAAGGCGTGGTCCATATAGGGGTGGTTCCTCTCATTCCTCTCCTGATCAACCGTCTTCACCTCAGCCTCGCAG